One bacterium DNA segment encodes these proteins:
- a CDS encoding RNA-binding S4 domain-containing protein, whose protein sequence is MESVRVDRWLCATRVFRSRNLASEACVGGRVKLNGGTVKAHHPLRVEDEVVVETPRGLRILQVKALAEKRLSAPLARELYEDNSPEPAPRDPYLPREPSRPQGEGRPTKRDRRALNRFRGQD, encoded by the coding sequence ATGGAAAGTGTGCGGGTAGATCGTTGGCTTTGCGCGACGCGTGTGTTTCGCTCGCGGAATCTGGCGTCGGAGGCTTGTGTCGGCGGTCGTGTGAAGCTCAACGGCGGGACTGTAAAGGCGCATCACCCACTTCGGGTCGAAGACGAAGTCGTCGTAGAGACCCCGCGCGGGCTGCGCATCCTTCAGGTCAAGGCGCTGGCTGAAAAGCGCCTCTCGGCCCCACTCGCGCGCGAACTCTACGAGGACAATTCTCCCGAACCCGCTCCGCGCGATCCCTATCTGCCCCGCGAGCCCTCACGGCCACAAGGCGAGGGGCGTCCCACCAAGCGCGATCGTCGCGCACTCAATCGTTTCCGCGGCCAGGACTAG
- a CDS encoding glutaredoxin — protein MNVSTQGLSLYHYEGCPFCARVRSALENLGLDVELRDIELDAGHREALITATNRRTVPCLRIEDNSGKVSWMHESADIVDYLEKLTEA, from the coding sequence ATGAACGTGAGCACCCAGGGCCTGTCGCTGTATCACTACGAGGGCTGTCCATTCTGCGCGCGTGTACGCAGCGCCCTCGAAAATCTGGGACTCGACGTTGAACTGCGCGACATCGAATTGGACGCCGGCCACCGCGAGGCACTGATCACGGCAACGAACCGGCGCACCGTTCCCTGCCTGCGTATCGAAGATAATTCGGGCAAAGTCAGCTGGATGCACGAGTCTGCGGACATCGTGGATTACCTGGAAAAGCTGACCGAGGCCTGA
- a CDS encoding FAD-binding oxidoreductase — protein sequence MDPFEAIVGPDNIAGPGVEDLDGVSVESVVRPANAEQVAACLVVAREGKRLLVCGARTKLRWGNLVDSDRVTLLDLSRLSDHLDLQPDEGIVSAAAGISLGELARRSAEVGKRTLLLGHAERATIGGTIAADPIGLRFSLDRRLRHEILGLEVALSNGEVTRSGGKVVKNVTGFDLVRLYCGSLGTLGVITEATMRLRAVPEARRLLVSEYPDSSQAVRAGARIAGDTVEPQALVVRQDGERVRLLCLLEGSARGVERCADSLPGEPVGIQAWDELEQSFAARQTPPGSVRVRLAGRLSDAVQIVAAVSDLGGAGALDIALPVCGVAFAVLEEAALVALWQRAAESGWSLFIESASAETKAQFDVFGPNTENLPLMHAIKSRFDPGSILAPGRFAGRL from the coding sequence ATGGATCCCTTCGAGGCGATCGTCGGGCCGGACAATATTGCGGGGCCCGGCGTAGAAGATCTGGATGGAGTGTCGGTGGAGAGCGTGGTCCGGCCCGCGAACGCCGAGCAGGTTGCCGCTTGCCTCGTGGTGGCTCGCGAGGGCAAACGACTGCTGGTATGCGGTGCGCGAACCAAGTTGCGCTGGGGAAACCTCGTCGATTCCGATCGCGTCACCTTGCTGGATCTGTCGCGCTTGTCCGATCACCTCGATCTGCAACCCGACGAGGGCATCGTCAGCGCGGCCGCCGGAATCTCGCTCGGTGAACTCGCGCGTCGCTCTGCGGAAGTCGGGAAACGCACCCTGTTGCTCGGACACGCCGAGCGGGCGACGATCGGCGGGACGATCGCCGCCGATCCCATCGGTCTTCGTTTCTCGTTGGATCGGCGCCTGCGTCACGAGATCCTCGGTCTGGAGGTCGCCCTCAGCAACGGGGAGGTCACACGATCCGGCGGAAAGGTCGTCAAGAACGTGACGGGCTTCGATCTGGTGCGACTGTACTGCGGCTCGCTCGGTACGCTCGGAGTGATCACAGAGGCGACGATGCGATTGCGGGCCGTGCCCGAAGCGCGTCGTCTCCTGGTGAGCGAATACCCCGACTCGAGCCAGGCGGTGAGGGCGGGTGCCCGGATTGCCGGTGACACCGTCGAACCGCAAGCCCTGGTCGTGCGTCAGGATGGGGAGCGAGTCCGTCTGCTGTGTCTGCTCGAAGGAAGCGCGAGGGGCGTCGAGCGGTGTGCGGACAGTCTTCCGGGTGAACCCGTCGGGATTCAGGCCTGGGACGAATTGGAGCAATCCTTTGCCGCCCGGCAGACACCGCCGGGCAGCGTGCGTGTTCGCCTGGCGGGTCGTCTGAGCGATGCCGTGCAGATCGTCGCTGCGGTCTCGGATCTGGGCGGTGCCGGAGCACTCGATATTGCGCTGCCCGTCTGTGGTGTCGCGTTCGCAGTACTCGAAGAAGCTGCGCTTGTAGCGCTCTGGCAGCGCGCGGCGGAATCGGGCTGGTCGTTGTTCATCGAGAGCGCGAGCGCCGAAACCAAAGCGCAATTCGATGTCTTCGGGCCGAACACCGAAAACCTGCCGCTAATGCACGCAATCAAGTCGCGTTTCGATCCGGGCTCCATTCTGGCTCCCGGGCGCTTTGCCGGGAGACTATGA
- a CDS encoding tetratricopeptide repeat protein, whose protein sequence is MLDRDRYWDCLDQAMEASSTGRGDEALAWIDEALRANPLGAEARNGRGEILWDSGLIEEAVAEFAKAAEADPDYFPAQLNHIEILIEEFHEYEMALEVSDAILAVRIDRPVEAEVYYLKAKALFYLDDLEGSLFLLRRASKAQADVGIYRGFEGQILFELGLFDEARKALDRALILEPDCAHSSYYMAHLYEHAGDYEHAERLFAEAAEIDPQLYPVPTRISDEEFEAAATAALRELPEQIRRYVETCPIIIEDLPDVELVRSESISPQVLGIFLGVPVTDPDSNPHHAPEPRSDTDRIVLFKRNLEKIAGDLEELIEEIRVTVKHEIGHYLGMDEDEVERLGLA, encoded by the coding sequence ATGCTGGATCGGGATCGCTATTGGGACTGCCTGGACCAGGCGATGGAAGCCTCCTCCACCGGACGGGGAGACGAGGCCCTCGCATGGATCGACGAGGCGCTGCGGGCAAATCCCCTCGGCGCTGAAGCTCGCAACGGAAGAGGCGAAATCCTCTGGGATTCCGGGCTCATTGAGGAGGCCGTTGCCGAATTTGCCAAGGCTGCGGAAGCCGATCCGGACTATTTTCCGGCTCAGCTCAATCACATCGAGATCCTGATCGAGGAATTCCACGAATACGAAATGGCTCTGGAGGTCAGCGACGCCATCCTCGCCGTGCGAATCGATCGCCCCGTGGAGGCCGAGGTCTACTATCTGAAGGCCAAGGCGCTGTTCTACCTGGACGATCTGGAGGGTTCGCTCTTCCTGTTGCGCAGGGCCAGCAAAGCCCAGGCCGATGTGGGGATCTACCGCGGCTTCGAGGGCCAGATTCTGTTTGAACTGGGTCTTTTTGATGAGGCCCGGAAGGCTCTGGATCGGGCGTTGATTCTCGAGCCGGATTGCGCCCACAGCAGTTACTACATGGCCCACCTGTACGAGCACGCGGGTGACTACGAGCACGCGGAGCGGCTTTTTGCCGAGGCGGCCGAAATCGACCCTCAGCTCTATCCGGTGCCCACACGCATCTCGGACGAAGAATTCGAGGCAGCGGCCACCGCCGCGCTGCGCGAGCTACCGGAACAGATCCGCAGATACGTAGAGACGTGCCCGATCATCATCGAGGACCTGCCAGACGTCGAACTGGTGCGAAGCGAGTCGATCTCTCCGCAGGTGCTGGGGATTTTTCTGGGCGTTCCCGTGACCGACCCGGATTCCAATCCACATCACGCGCCCGAACCACGCAGCGACACCGATCGCATCGTGTTGTTCAAGCGCAACCTGGAAAAGATCGCCGGCGACCTCGAGGAACTGATCGAGGAGATCCGGGTTACCGTCAAGCACGAGATCGGCCACTACCTCGGGATGGACGAGGACGAGGTCGAGCGCCTCGGCCTTGCCTGA
- a CDS encoding HAD family hydrolase: MSIGVARGNTDSTCYLRRVNALVLDFDGLILDTETAVFEAWRYVFESFDLAFERGEWLDGIGTGSASFDPMERLRSLVGPSLDADKLHIDRRRWRDEFLANLEPMPGVLDLLESARELGLRTAVASSSECEWVVPHLRRLELDHHFDSISTRDDVARAKPDPELYQHALDTLGVSPAEAIAFEDSHHGVAAARAAGIPCVAVPGPMTLEMDFSEATLVIESLGDHSLASLLERVGRGVEAGI; the protein is encoded by the coding sequence ATGAGTATAGGGGTCGCGAGAGGCAATACAGACTCGACCTGTTATCTTCGCCGTGTGAACGCGCTTGTTCTGGACTTCGATGGGTTGATTCTCGACACCGAGACGGCTGTGTTCGAGGCTTGGCGGTACGTCTTCGAGAGTTTCGATCTGGCCTTCGAGCGAGGGGAGTGGCTGGACGGAATCGGCACGGGCTCCGCAAGTTTCGACCCGATGGAGAGGCTCCGGTCCCTGGTTGGCCCATCACTGGATGCCGATAAACTCCACATCGATCGCAGGCGGTGGCGAGACGAGTTCCTTGCAAATCTCGAACCGATGCCCGGAGTTCTCGACCTTCTGGAGTCCGCCCGAGAATTGGGACTGCGCACGGCCGTCGCTTCGAGTTCGGAATGCGAATGGGTCGTCCCTCACCTGCGCAGGTTGGAACTCGATCATCATTTCGATTCGATCTCGACGCGCGACGACGTCGCGCGGGCGAAACCCGATCCGGAACTCTACCAGCACGCACTCGACACGCTCGGAGTTTCGCCGGCCGAGGCCATTGCTTTCGAGGATTCGCATCACGGCGTGGCTGCAGCTCGTGCAGCCGGAATTCCCTGCGTGGCCGTACCCGGCCCGATGACGCTGGAAATGGATTTCAGCGAGGCAACACTGGTCATCGAGAGCCTGGGGGATCACTCGCTTGCATCGCTACTCGAACGAGTGGGGCGCGGCGTAGAGG
- a CDS encoding (Fe-S)-binding protein, with protein sequence MTSPADSASLIDYEATLDCVHCGLCLPVCPTYQETGRETSSPRGRIFLMRGVAEQRIPLDETVVDEMSLCLGCRACESACPAGVRYGHLIERMRAEIDRRAGRGRVARFAERVILRRMVGAPAALRSMISVLRLYQNTGLQRLVRAARVLKAMPTLRHAESSLPPLTEPHRPPVIVPAAGRRRGRVAFFAGCVMPELFASANQATIDVLTHNGFEVEIPPGQRCCGALHQHAGDLLAADRLHEKNRSAFHLEAVDAVIVNSAGCGASLKDRADRFSRKVRDITEFLVEVGFETPAALSPLRVAYDDPCHLLHGQGIATAPRQIMREIPGLDLVDLPGGRDCCGAAGTYLLTHPEMATSLLARKLQAIRDTAPQVVTTGNPGCLLQIASGVREAGLDVEVVHPVELLARAYAAQNSA encoded by the coding sequence GTGACGTCGCCAGCCGATTCGGCGAGCCTGATCGACTACGAGGCGACGCTCGATTGCGTGCACTGTGGCCTCTGTTTGCCGGTCTGTCCCACCTACCAGGAGACGGGTCGCGAGACGAGTTCACCGCGCGGGCGGATCTTTCTGATGCGAGGCGTCGCCGAGCAACGCATTCCACTGGACGAAACCGTGGTCGATGAGATGTCGTTGTGTCTGGGCTGTCGGGCTTGTGAGTCTGCGTGTCCGGCGGGTGTTCGCTACGGCCACCTGATCGAAAGGATGCGCGCCGAGATCGATCGACGGGCCGGCCGGGGAAGAGTCGCACGGTTTGCCGAGCGAGTGATCCTGCGTCGCATGGTGGGTGCACCAGCGGCTCTTCGGAGCATGATCTCCGTACTGCGTCTGTATCAGAACACGGGACTGCAACGGCTGGTGCGCGCGGCGCGCGTGTTGAAGGCGATGCCGACGTTACGCCACGCGGAGTCTTCACTTCCGCCTCTGACCGAGCCACACCGCCCTCCCGTGATCGTCCCCGCGGCGGGGAGACGTCGCGGACGCGTGGCCTTTTTCGCAGGATGCGTCATGCCGGAACTCTTCGCGAGTGCCAACCAGGCGACGATCGATGTGTTGACGCACAATGGTTTCGAGGTCGAGATTCCCCCCGGGCAGCGCTGTTGCGGTGCACTGCACCAGCACGCTGGGGATCTGCTGGCAGCCGATCGGCTCCACGAGAAGAACCGAAGCGCCTTTCACCTGGAGGCCGTGGACGCGGTGATCGTCAACTCCGCGGGTTGTGGCGCGTCGCTCAAGGATCGCGCCGATCGGTTTTCCCGGAAGGTCCGGGACATAACGGAGTTTCTGGTCGAAGTCGGTTTCGAGACTCCGGCGGCGTTGAGCCCACTGCGGGTGGCCTATGACGATCCCTGTCATCTCCTGCACGGCCAGGGTATTGCCACGGCGCCCCGACAGATCATGCGCGAAATTCCGGGTCTGGACCTCGTGGATCTTCCCGGAGGTCGCGACTGCTGCGGCGCGGCGGGTACCTATCTGCTCACGCATCCGGAGATGGCGACGAGTCTGCTTGCCCGCAAGCTGCAGGCGATTCGCGACACGGCCCCACAGGTCGTGACCACCGGAAACCCTGGATGTCTGCTGCAGATTGCATCCGGAGTGCGAGAGGCTGGGTTGGATGTCGAAGTCGTGCACCCGGTCGAGCTTCTCGCACGCGCCTACGCCGCCCAGAACTCCGCCTAG
- a CDS encoding FAD-binding protein: MPDPGASDELVRALAALPDVVEVLSRPSERFVYESDGLTLLSGNARAVVFPVSTEAVAGVVRLCNEADVPYVPRGAGTGLSGGATPVEGCVLIEFSRMNRILEVDAVNRTATIQPGLINAHLSEAVADLGLLYAPDPSSQSACTIGGNVAENSGGPHTLKHGTTNPHVLEIEVVLPDASVVRLGRRDGHTSGYDVRGLFVGSEGTLGIATEATVRLVPIPETVSTLLASFSDLRAACQAVSDIIAEGIVPAALELLDDRTIDAVEDSVYAAGYPRDARAVLLVELDGVGDTVETERTQVEGLCSAAGAIQVRVARDEAERIALWRGRKGAFGAMGRLAPDLYVHDAVVPRTKLPEVVDAINRAAEENGIKLANILHAGDGNLHPNISYDKRDPAQLQKIREMGERILRICVEAGGVLSGEHGIGVEKRDYMYMLFSEADLEPMRWVHDAFDPEDRCNPGKLIPTPRACTEGNLRHPGYSEVSF, encoded by the coding sequence TTGCCTGATCCGGGCGCAAGCGACGAACTCGTTCGCGCACTGGCGGCTCTTCCCGATGTCGTCGAGGTTCTGAGTCGACCCTCGGAGCGCTTCGTGTACGAGTCCGACGGGCTCACGCTGCTTTCTGGAAATGCGCGCGCCGTCGTTTTTCCTGTGTCGACCGAAGCCGTCGCTGGAGTCGTTCGGCTGTGTAATGAAGCGGACGTACCCTATGTGCCGCGAGGGGCCGGAACCGGACTCTCAGGCGGAGCGACCCCGGTTGAAGGTTGCGTCCTGATCGAGTTCTCACGTATGAACCGGATCCTCGAGGTCGACGCGGTCAATCGCACGGCCACCATCCAGCCCGGTCTGATCAATGCGCATCTTTCCGAAGCCGTCGCGGATCTGGGACTTCTCTACGCCCCCGATCCCAGCAGTCAGTCGGCCTGCACGATCGGCGGGAACGTCGCTGAGAATTCCGGCGGGCCACACACCCTGAAGCACGGCACCACCAACCCGCACGTGCTCGAAATCGAAGTCGTGCTGCCGGACGCGAGCGTCGTTCGACTCGGTCGGCGCGACGGACACACGTCGGGTTACGACGTGCGGGGGCTTTTCGTGGGCTCTGAAGGAACTCTGGGGATCGCAACCGAGGCGACGGTTCGACTCGTGCCGATTCCCGAAACCGTGTCCACCCTGCTGGCCAGTTTTTCAGATCTGCGAGCCGCCTGTCAGGCCGTCTCCGACATCATTGCCGAGGGCATCGTGCCCGCAGCGCTGGAACTCCTGGACGATCGAACCATCGACGCGGTCGAAGACTCGGTCTATGCAGCAGGCTACCCGCGCGACGCGCGGGCCGTACTTCTGGTTGAGCTCGACGGAGTCGGCGACACCGTCGAAACGGAGCGCACGCAGGTCGAGGGCCTGTGCAGTGCGGCCGGGGCGATCCAGGTAAGGGTCGCGCGCGACGAGGCCGAGCGGATCGCGCTCTGGCGGGGTCGCAAGGGCGCATTCGGTGCGATGGGACGACTCGCGCCCGATCTATACGTTCACGACGCCGTCGTTCCGCGCACAAAACTCCCCGAGGTCGTGGACGCGATCAACCGAGCAGCCGAGGAGAACGGCATCAAACTCGCGAATATCCTGCACGCGGGCGATGGAAATCTGCATCCGAACATCTCCTACGACAAGCGCGATCCGGCACAACTGCAGAAGATCCGCGAGATGGGCGAGCGAATTCTCCGCATCTGCGTCGAGGCGGGCGGTGTTCTGTCGGGTGAGCACGGGATTGGCGTGGAAAAGCGCGACTACATGTACATGTTGTTCAGCGAGGCCGACCTCGAGCCCATGCGCTGGGTTCACGATGCATTCGATCCCGAGGATCGCTGCAATCCGGGCAAGCTGATTCCCACCCCAAGGGCTTGTACGGAAGGAAATCTGCGACACCCAGGCTACTCCGAAGTAAGTTTCTGA